The following are from one region of the Micromonas commoda chromosome 12, complete sequence genome:
- a CDS encoding predicted protein, producing MSATTAFGFAASPFLAAAPASPPRITPRARFASAPRAPAAVLANDGSSAMADDATAVLYYCSRAPAPAQLRPDASSLLPRDYHRGPQRIADVGRYWAMPNLRPLKETDEGKINAMKVASVLILGAVLGALIQSNVQASRDAAPAAGADVDVDTEKGYGYGYGYGYGYGYGYGYGHGYGDELEITTKRSAPEVEWRDAETTRPTPKKLSESDNVLIRLLAKVGIGLKGVWDMLPG from the coding sequence atgtccgcgacgaccgccttcggcttcgccgcgtcgcccttcctcgcggccgcgcccgcgtcgccgccgcggatcaccccccgcgcgcgattcGCTTCTGCACcccgcgctcccgccgccgtcctcgccaacgatggctcctccgcgatggccgatGACGCTACAGCTGTGCTCTACTACTgctctcgcgcgcccgcacccgcgcagctccgccccgacgcgagctcgctGCTCCCGCGTGACTACCACCGCGGTCCGCAGCGCATCGCGGACGTGGGAAGGTACTGGGCGATGCCCAACCTCCGGCCGCTGAAGGAGACGGACGAGGGTAAGATCAACGCGATGAAGGTGGCGTCGGTGCTCATCTTGGGCGCGGTGCTGGGCGCGTTGATCCAGTCCAACGTCCAggcctcgcgcgacgccgcgcccgcggccggcgcggacgtcgacgtcgacaccGAAAAAGGCTACGGGTACGGCTACGGGTACGGGTACGGCTACGGCTACGGGTACGGGTACGGCCACGGGTacggcgatgagctcgagaTCACCACGAAGCGATCGGCGCCCGAGGTGGagtggcgcgacgcggagacgacgcgaccgacgccgaaGAAGCTGAGCGAGAGCGATAACGTGCTGATCAGGTTGCTCGCGAAGGTCGGCATTGGGCTCAAAGGCGTCTGGGACATGCTCCCGGGATGA
- the BRCA2 gene encoding predicted protein has translation MSPTTRSARASGGAALIREGTPISAGHDVTVAPRPDGSWVVQPNEGRSAASHPPRVGPPKDADGLFLPLVDALNHGPGNECVSHDPAFAAWRDNLRVRAAAVYRAAPRVDDTADRDVEKTAAARRRGSSAPMHDPSRSRDDENRDPASRVIGSMDVDDVGPDPRREPTYNSSDDAPRPPDIYAVQTEDEDGPDAVETGAMGRTPSAGPAAGPSIPSTNSADPSRTPATTLIKTAVGSIPAPPTAPPSAVTNDGGDAWGWGGRFDRTAAKTPRCTAPLSLTDDAAFSPWVESDGGTGLGLGFAAGAANHGPPRGFTLDVNDAEEDANYFQNMAKAAKRTGGLHAPSPGMFLPRGTPVIDGRGFTYPSPAATDRTPAAAAAAAALGGSRAYTPAALDKTPGCLEGVHSLHAYTPAPRRYIQLESEVQAPVSSRGARPRIAAASRLAAESGNLPGPATEPEPLDWLSPATRPSEKPLNEQSSEKTDKPPRKTEKTEGPSGDDAADEVGGFAFDAGFDGGGGGASESPGFGGFRFAEETAPTPSPAAGIFQMASGKNVTPISADAMRRARGMFRDDTAEFRFGNGRVTVGGNGGGGIFQTASGKDVAVSADAMRRARIALGGEVDGAPGGETIHATGLITPGVTASDGFKFQTASGKTVTPSVAAMRRGERVLGERGSGPEDTARKKARTTADTAETADATPAPPTSTGQSGLFRTGTGRAVAVSDDAVRRARSILEVEPAAPSAPAVAPAAPAAPAAAPAPGGFKPPARTKQFNPPIRPGTRAVASTTSRLGRVGGTGGTTGGTGAGAAPSVHDLFASRPDRERLGSFFDYLKPGERPGLPSVVLDPQVRAMSADTAVGYRVRDEANDIVLDSSDIRSKMISEHGCLDRLLEPEWCANAYRWTVWTQSCVARAFPDAADAVKAPAVIHRMLYRYEREILRAQRPWVRRVLERDTPAAAPAVLCVAAIRRFGTGGRDGHPARLELTDGWYGVDAVLDAGLSSLLRAGHPGLRVGAKVLVQGAELRPHNSEPVPPLSKNAKDVHLALHFNGVKPARWDATLGSLKKRVAVPLRTLRPDGGACASAVVYVERVYPSVWIETDKASGKRTHRGDRAEALARDRWERARDAEVERIREEGTGGGTAGAGGRGGGPVGGPRGFVTEEAAREILRAKGFLERDARRATRLRVSGVRKLAPGPRGSGSVPGPTGAALLTAYDLPDDLIATMTEGSVFCVNDLQCARSFLDPAGGLELSTTRSTRWIPLTRSSLAKARLAPTPTPRRLVDCGQLGGPTVPPGAEFDAVAYLIHASAPTPANAPKSQWAFLATASSGVDLLAVEIDARTPEMFVSADDWGAGRGWSSAMGGTMGLGLNPITPPPGPPLALRNLTYVAHDVANGLKVARATELTAVTPLAQGAQGAQGAQGAQGAAREALEAWIRRVDARALVDRVIRLTGSGASGEGSPPCPAPPPPVGSRGDRVSVGAADGAFGLDGWSLSQARAAEDAAMATLARKREEAEAARREEAEALRAAGLDDDDDD, from the coding sequence atgtcgccgacgacgcggagcgcgcgcgcatcgggTGGCGCGGCCCTCATCAGGGAGGGCACCCCGATCTCCGCGGGGCACGACGTGACcgtggcgccgcggcccgaCGGATCTTGGGTCGTCCAGCCCAACGAGGGGCGGTCCGCCGCGAGTCATCCACCGCGCGTGGGTCCGCcgaaggacgccgacgggctCTTCCTtcccctcgtcgacgccctgaACCACGGGCCCGGGAACGAATGCGTCTCGCACGACccagccttcgccgcgtggaGGGACAACCTGagggtgcgcgccgcggcggtgtatcgcgcggcgccgcgcgtcgacgacaccgccgaccgcgacgtcgagaagaccgccgccgcgcgccgccgcgggtcatCGGCGCCGATGCACGATCCCTCCAGATCCCGAGACGACGAAAACCGAGATCCGGCGTCACGCGTCATCGGCTcgatggacgtcgacgacgtcggacccgacccgcgccgcgagccgacGTATAactcgagcgacgacgcgccccgtCCACCAGACATCTACGCCGTCCAaaccgaggacgaggacggcccGGACGCGGTCGAGACGGGGGCGATGGGTCGCACGCCCTCGGCgggccccgcggcgggcccTTCGATTCCTTCGACAAATTCAGCGGACCCGAGCCGTactcccgcgacgacgctcatTAAGACGGCGGTGGGATCCATCCCGGCGCCTCCCACGGCGCCTCCATCCGCCGTCAcgaacgacgggggcgacgcgtgggGATGGGGCGGGCGCTTCGATCGAACCGCCGCCAAGACGCCGCGATGCACGGCGCCGCTGtcgctcaccgacgacgccgcctttTCGCCTTGGGTCgagagcgacggcgggacgggtttagggttagggtttgcggcgggtgcggcgaaCCACGGACCGCCCCGGGGGTTCACGCTCGACGTtaacgacgcggaggaggacgccaacTACTTTCAGAACATGGCCAAGGCGGCTAAGCGAACGGGGGGGCTTCACGCGCCTTCGCCCGGGATGTTTTtgccgcgggggacgcccGTCATCGACGGTCGGGGATTCACGTAcccgagcccggcggcgacggacaggaccccggcggcggcggcggcggcggcggcactgGGAGGGTCACGCGCGTACActcccgcggcgttggacaAGACCCCTGGATGCCTGGAGGGGGTACACTCCCTCCACGCGTAcactcccgcgccgcggcggtacATCCAGCTGGAGAGCGAGGTGCAGGCGCCGgtgtcgtcgcgcggcgccaggccgcggatcgccgccgcgtcgaggctcgcggcggagagcgggAATTTGCCGGGCCCCGCGACGGAACCCGAGCCGCTCGACTGGCTGTCCCCAGCGACGAGGCCCTCAGAGAAGCCGCTAAACGAGCAGTCGTCGGAGAAGACGGACAAGCCGCCCCGAAAGACGGAGAAAACGGAGGGGCcctcgggcgacgacgccgcggacgaggtcggTGGgttcgcgttcgacgcgggtttcgacggcggcggcggcggcgcgagcgaatCCCCGGGTTTTGGGGGTTTCCGATTCGCCGAGGaaaccgcgccgacgccttcgccggcggCTGGAATCTTCCAGATGGCTTCCGGGAAAAACGTCACGCCcatctccgccgacgccatgcgccgcgcgcgcggtatGTTCCGAGACGACACCGCGGAGTTTCGATTCGGTAACGGTCGGGTAACGGTCGGCGGGAACGGTGGGGGTGGCATTTTCCAGACGGCTTCTGGaaaggacgtcgccgtctccgccgacgccatgcgccgggcgaggatcgcgttgggcggcgaggtcgacggcgCTCCGGGCGGCGAGACGATACACGCGACGGGCCTCATCACCCccggcgtcaccgcgagcgacgggttCAAGTTCCAGACGGCGTCCGGGAAGACGGTCACGCCGTCcgtggcggcgatgaggcgcggcgagcgcgtcctcggagAGCGGGGCTCGGGACCCGAGGATACCGCTCGGAAAAAGGCGCGGACGACCGCGGAcacggcggagacggcggacgcgactcCCGCTCCTCCCACGTCGACGGGTCAATCAGGGCTGTTCCGCACGGGGACCGgtcgggcggtggcggtgtccgacgacgcggtgcggcgcgcgaggtcgatcctcgaggtcgaacccgccgcgccatccgctcccgccgtcgctcccgccgctcccgccgctcccgccgccgctcccgctcccggTGGGTTCAAgccacccgcgcggacgaagCAGTTCAACCCGCCGATCCGAccgggcacgcgcgcggtcgcatcgacgacgtcgcggttgGGCCGGGTCGGCGGGACCGGGGGGACCACCGGGGGgaccggggcgggcgccgcgccgtcggtgcACGACCTGTTCGCCTCGCGTCCGGACCGAGAGCGGCTCGGGTCGTTCTTCGACTACCTCAAGCCCGGCGAGCGACCCGGGTTACCcagcgtcgtcctcgacccGCAGGTTcgggcgatgagcgccgacACCGCCGTGGGGTACCGCGTGAGggacgaggcgaacgacATCGTGCTCGACTCGAGCGACATCCGTTCAAAAATGATCTCGGAGCACGGATGTTTGGATCGACTTTTAGAACCGGAGTGGTGCGCCAACGCGTACAGGTGGACGGTGTGGACGCAGTCgtgcgtcgcccgcgcctttcccgacgccgccgacgccgtgaaAGCGCCGGCGGTGATCCATCGGATGCTGTACAGGTACGAGCGCGAGATCTTGAGGGCGCAGCGGCCGTGGGTTCGACGGGTGTTGGAGCGGGATACCCCGGCGGCTGCGCCGGCGGTgctgtgcgtcgccgcgatcagGCGATTCGGCActggcggccgcgacgggcaccccgcgcgtctcgagctcaccgacggctggtacggcgtcgacgccgtgctcgacgccggtCTCTCTTCGCTCCTTCGCGCGGGCCACCCGGGGttgcgcgtcggcgccaaggTGCTGGTGCAGGGCGCCGAACTTCGCCCGCACAACTCTGAGCCCGTCCCGCCCCTGTCAAAAAACGCGAAAGACGTCCACCTGGCGTTACACTTCAACGGCGTGAAACCCGCGAGGTGGGACGCGACACTCGGGTCTTTGAAAAAACGAGTCGCCGTTCCGCTGCGAACGCTGAggcccgacggcggcgcgtgcgcgtccgcggtggtgtACGTGGAGCGGGTGTACCCGAGCGTATGGATCGAAACGGACAAGGCGAGCGGCAAACGGACGCACCGCGgggaccgcgccgaggcgctcgcgagggatcGATGGGAacgggcgcgggacgcggaggttgaAAGAATCCGCGAGGAGGGaacgggcggcgggacggccggcgccggtgggcgcggcgggggcccCGTGGGAGGGCCCCGAGGATTTGtcacggaggaggcggcgagggagattCTTCGCGCCAAGGGtttcctcgagcgcgacgcgcgacgagcgacgaggCTTCGAGTCTCCGGCGTTCGAAAACTCGCGCCGGGTCCCCGCGGGTCCGGGTCCGTACCGGGtcccaccggcgcggcgctgctcacCGCCTACGACCTCCCCGACGATTTgatcgcgacgatgacggagGGTTCCGTCTTTTGCGTCAACGACTTGCAATGCGCGCGATCGTTCCTTGATCCCGCCGGCGGCTTGGAGCTATCCACGACCCGTAGCACGCGATGGATCCCTCTCACCCGTTCAtcgctcgccaaggcgcgcctcgcgccgacgccgacgccgcggcgtctgGTGGATTGCGGCCAGCTGGGCGGACCCACGGTGCCGCCGGGTGCCGAGtttgacgccgtcgcgtaCCTGatccacgcgagcgcgccgacgccggcgaatGCCCCCAAGTCGCAGTGGGCGTttctcgcgacggcgtcgagcggcgtcgaCTTGCTCGCCGTGGAGATTGACGCGCGGACCCCGGAGATGTTCGTGTCCGCGGACGAttggggcgcggggcggggctgGTCGTCCGCGATGGGAGGGACGATGGGTTTAGGGTTAAACCCTATCACCCCCCCGCCCggcccgccgctcgcgctgcgaAACCTCACCTacgtcgcgcacgacgtcgccaacgggCTCAAGGTGGCGAGGGCCAccgagctcaccgccgtGACCCCCCtcgctcaaggcgctcaaggGGCTCAAGGGGCTCAAGGGGCTcaaggcgccgcgcgtgaggcgctcgaggcttggatccgacgcgtcgacgcgagggctctcgtcgatcgcgtcatTCGATTGACGGgttcgggcgcgagcggggaaGGCTCGCCCCCGTGcccggctcctcctcccccggtTGGTTCGAGGGGCGATCGCGTGtccgtcggggcggcggatggGGCGTTCGGATTGGACGGGTGGTCGCTCAgccaggcgcgcgcggcggaggatgcggcgatggcgacgctcgcgaggaAGAGGGAGgaagccgaggctgcgcgtAGGGAGGAAGCCGAGGCTCTGCGAGCGgccgggctcgacgacgacgacgacgactga
- a CDS encoding branched-chain amino acid aminotransferase (Contains Pfam domain Aminotran_4 Aminotransferases share certain mechanistic features with other pyridoxal-phosphate dependent enzymes, such as the covalent binding of the pyridoxal-phosphate group to a lysine residue), producing MPVVLSEDLRENPEGTLRALCEAIGIEFKPEMLRWEAGARPEIDGCWAPWWYKTTHESTRFEPPRRDKPPSPPLSAELSALVNECMPYYQFLRSHALKPRVEGGPASGTHAYAPDPRNASVLIGMRDGVTGAFSLIPRVDAKVSVFDSGFVLGDGVWEGVRLHGGVLLYAAEHVKRLFQGAKAIDMDVDVTLGDLIKMMYDTVDANEMHEGVHIRLMVTRGLKSTPYQNPTFTVGKPTIVIAAEHKAAAEGPKVNGMRLMTTHVRRGAPDVQDPAWNSHSKLNCIAACIQANKAGVDESLMLDPHGFVATCNSVHFFIVVDGVVLTSKRKYILHGITRDNVMRIARGLGMETREEDFTLTAVYSADECFVTGTFAGVLPVREVDGRKIGTGERGPVVRRLQEAYVKEADAIARRGRGC from the exons ATGCCCGTGGTCCTCTCCGAAGACCTGCGCGAAAACCCCGAGGGTACGTTGAGGGCGCTATGCGAAGCCATCGGGATCGAGTTCAAGCCCGAGATGCTCAGGTGGGAAGCGGGCGCGAGACCCGAAATTGACGGATGCTGGGCGCCCTGGTGGTACAAAACCACCCACGAGAGCACGCGATTCGAGCCGCCCCGCCGGGATAaaccgccgtctccgccccTGAGCGCGGAGTTATCGGCGCTGGTGAACGAGTGCATGCCGTACTACCAGTTCCTGAGGAGCCACGCGCTGAAACCGCGG gtcgaggggGGTCCCGCGTCGGGAACGCACGCGTACGCGCCGGACCCTCGCAACGCGTCCGTTCTCATCGGcatgcgcgacggcgtgaccGGCGCGTTCTCGCTgatcccgcgcgtcgacgccaaggtgTCCGTCTTTGACAGCGGCTTCGTgctgggcgacggcgtctgGGAGGGCGTTCGACTGCACGGGGGAGTGTTACTGTACGCGGCGGAACACGTCAAGCGGCTGTTCCAGGGCGCCAAAGCCATCGAcatggacgtggacgtgacCCTGGGGGATTTGATAAAGATGATGTACGACACGGTGGACGCCAACGAGATGCACGAGGGCGTGCACATACGACTGATGGTCACCCGCGGCCTCAAGTCGACGCCGTACCAGAATCCGACGTTTACGGTTGGTAAACCGACCAtcgtgatcgccgcggagcacaaggccgcggcggagggcccGAAGGTGAACGGCATGCGGCTCATGACGACgcacgtgcgacgcggcgcgccggatGTTCAGGACCCGGCTTGGAACTCTCACAGCAAGCTGAACTGCATCGCGGCGTGCATCCAGGCGAACAAGGCTGGCGTGGACGAGTCTCTCATGTTGGACCCGCACGGATTCGTGGCGACCTGCAACAGCGTCCACTtcttcatcgtcgtcgacggggtgGTCTTGACGAGCAAGCGCAAGTACATACTGCACGGCATCACGCGCGATAACGTCATGAGGATTgcccgcgggctcgggatGGAGACCAGGGAAGAAGACTTTACGCTCACCGCCGTTTACTCGGCGGATGAGTGCTTCGTGACGGGGACGTTCGCGGGCGTGCTGCCCgtgcgcgaggtggacgggCGGAAGATCGGCACCGGCGAGCGGGGGCCCGTCGTGCGGAGGCTGCAGGAGGCGTACGtgaaggaggcggacgccatcgcgagaAGAGGCAGGGGCTGCTGA
- a CDS encoding predicted protein — protein MAWAARGGEPSSLPAAVADAVLSKYASLPKNGKPQAHEYTSLAGFALTDDLTPDAPPVVVALGTGTKCLGADRRCSEGLALADSHAEILARRALVLYMYDEIDRLVAAGRTRALENPRVSIFRPIQRAEKTIVGGAIARDRPQPWCSLRPGVRVHMYVSQSPCGDASVFRAQTSADATNGLTDKPWVNHSSMGQPWVNKRAKTAANLGAGSTGAKLLTGAPGAVTDAEFGAGAQRLGAARLKPGRGAQTSCMSCSDKMCKWNALGLQGELLSSVVESPVRISSVVVAAPEGGVEGGAEEGADKNDHAPHVAALRRAIHDRIARPYGAGYEWYTSISRFGKSVDGNLVALPPPAVASCRPPPPNLSSASGLRRGWVACGTSINWIAGGGTSGGGGTTEVTLGATGRKAGFSKKNARSPKSASRLCAASIAARFVSLAPKFAIDLRVDAGPGGDGRRLRYADLKVSDRDAWTERLSGSCLDVVERTEAYRRRRDVLIRPRDLLREGDDGTARCDSTAASSLVAASRHHLAPPGPDHPMFDTPLRDWVKKRGAPGGSMRADSPGASSFAVHGATPGAIDARWWEPEDDGDDGNG, from the coding sequence atggcgtgggctgcgcgcggcggggagccttcgtccctccccgccgccgtggccgacgccgtcctgaGTAAGTACGCGTCCCTGCCAAAGAACGGCAAGCCCCAGGCGCACGAGTACACCTCGCTCGCCGGGTTCGCCCTCACCGACGACCTCACCCCGGACGCTCCGCCGGTGGTGGTGGCGCTGGGCACCGGAACGAAATGCCTGGGCGCCGACCGGCGGTGCTCCGAAGgcctggcgctcgccgactcGCACGCCGAGATCCTcgcgcgcagggcgctcGTGCTGTACATGTACGACGAGATAGacaggctcgtcgccgcggggcggacgcgggcgctcgagaacccgcgcgtctccaTCTTTCGACCCATCCAACGCGCCGAGAAGaccatcgtcggcggggcgatcgcgcgggacCGGCCACAGCCGTGGTGTTCGCTTCGTCCGGGTGTCAGGGTGCACATGTACGTGTCGCAGTCCCCGTGCGGGGACGCGTCAGTATTCAGGGCGCAAACCTCGGCGGACGCCACGAACGGGTTGACCGACAAGCCATGGGTCAACCATTCGTCAATGGGTCAACCGTGGGTCAACAAACGCGCCAAGACGGCTGCCAACCTGGGAGCCGGGAGCACGGGCGCCAAGCTGctgacgggcgcgccgggcgccgtcACGGACGCGGAGTTCGGCGCAGGCGCACAACGactgggcgcggcgaggctcaagcccggacgcggcgcccaaaCCTCGTGCATGAGCTGCAGCGACAAGATGTGCAAGTGGAACGCGCTGGGGCTGCAGGGCGAGTTGCTGTCGAGCGTGGTGGAGTCTCCGGTGAGGATatcgtccgtcgtcgtcgccgcacccGAGGGGGGTGtcgaggggggtgccgaggagggTGCCGATAAAAACGACCACGccccgcacgtcgccgcgctccgcagGGCGATCCACGATCGCATCGCGCGGCCGTACGGTGCCGGGTACGAGTGGTACACATCGATTTCTCGTTTCGGGAAGAGCGTCGACGGAAACCTCGTCGcgcttccgccgcccgcggtcgcgtcgtgccgcccgccgccgccgaacctgAGCAGCGCGTCGGGCCTCCGCCGTGGATGGGTCGCGTGCGGCACGTCCATCAACTGGATCGCCGGCGGGGgaacgagcggcggggggggaACGACGGAGGTGACCctgggggcgacggggaggaagGCGGGGTTTAGCAAAAAAAACGCTCGCTCTCCCAAatccgcgtcgaggctgtgcgccgcgtcgatcgccgcgaggttcgtcTCGTTGGCGCCCAAGTTCGCGATCGACCTCCGTGTTGATGCGGGCcctggcggcgatgggcggcgtCTTCGCTACGCGGACCTTAAAGTGTCGGACAGAGACGCGTGGACGGAGAGGTTGTCCGGAAGTTGTTTGGATGTTGTCGAGCGCACCGAGGCgtaccgtcgccgccgcgacgtgtTGATCCGCCCCCGTGACCTTttgcgcgagggcgacgacgggacggcGCGTTGTGATTCGACCGCCGCCTcttcgctcgtcgcggcatCGCGGCATcatctcgcgccgcccgggcccgATCACCCGATGTTCGACACGCCTCTGCGCGACTGGGTGAAAAAGCGCGGAGCTCCGGGGGGATCGATGCGCGCTgactcgccgggcgcgtcgtcgttcgcggtgcACGGTgcgacgcccggcgcgatcgatgCGCGCTGGTGggagcccgaggacgacggggacgacgggaaCGGATGA
- a CDS encoding predicted protein — translation MLAITLFWIVAFGVMIYFMIKEWKGLSRATRAKNLKLRTVIIPGRGTVQVVAKPAPPGDPEYVPPTVSQGPRRKRMVDGELELPR, via the exons ATGCTGGCCATCACCCTCTTCTggatcgtcgcgttcggcgtgATGATCTACTTCATGATCAAGGAGTGGAAGGGCCTGAGCCGCGCCACCAGGGCAAAG AATCTGAAGCTCAGGACGGTCATCATACCCGGAAGAGGCACCGTTCAGGTCGTGGCcaagccggcgccgccgggagaCCCGGAGTACGTGCCCCCGACGGTGAGCCAGGGACCGCGCCGAAAGAGGATGGTTGACGGCGAGTTGGAGCTCCCAAGGTGA
- a CDS encoding predicted protein yields HQSTAAKLSFADECRTLVDLGRYGVISTFAREHGGEYPTGSIVGFASDDDGRPIFALSSMSGHTGDLKANGKCSLTVTAPGFTGAADARVTITGTVAPITDADDQKAARETYLAKHPDAFWVDFGDFSWHRMDGILGARLVGGFARAGGVSGEEYAAGAPDPVAGFSAPIASHMNADHVDSLVAMVGHYVGLTVEDAAIASLDAIGMNMKVTRGGESFKIRLPFTEPARDRKAVKEVLVGMTKAA; encoded by the coding sequence CACcagtccaccgcggcgaagctctcgttcgcggacgagtgCCGCAcgctcgtcgacctcggcaGGTACGGCGTCATCTCCACCTTTGCCAgggagcacggcggcgagtaCCCCACGGGATCCATCGTCGGCTtcgcctcggacgacgacgggcgacCCATCTTCGCGCTCTCGTCCATGAGCGGACACACCGGCGACCTCAAGGCGAACGGCAAGTGCTCGctcaccgtcaccgcgcccgggttcaccggcgccgcggacgcgcgcgtcaccaTCACCGGAACCGTCGCCCCGatcaccgacgccgacgaccaaAAGGCCGCCAGGGAAACGTACCTCGCCAAGCATCCAGACGCCTTCTGGGTCGACTTCGGCGATTTCTCGTGGCACCGCATGGACGGGATACTGGGCGCGAggctcgtcggcgggttcgcgcgcgcgggcggggtgagCGGTGAGGAGTACGCCGCGGGAGCGCCGGACCCGGTCGCGGGGTTCagcgcgcccatcgcgtcgcacATGAACGCGGATCACGTCGActcgctcgtcgccatggTGGGCCATTACGTCGGCCtcaccgtcgaggacgcggccatcgcgagcTTGGACGCGATCGGGATGAACATGAAGGTGACGAGGGGCGGGGAGAGCTTCAAGATCAGGCTGCCGTTCACGGAGCCCGCGCGGGATCGCAAGGCTGTGAAGGAGGTGCTGGTGGGGatgacgaaggcggcg
- a CDS encoding hypothetical protein (putative uncharacterized protein) encodes MSTAVASAPTIGVRNGNLMHGQRLSHARRVAVGARHGRVAPRTMAFVPNLIPNPFHRWGDDANPNAPPETTLRGMLAAKHDKWQVGHENGYDESDTVWRKFRCRNKAKGHELLEAVQDELYVPNEQGCRIRRESQGMFYMCCDGVRVRLNETKSEVLVEVPLPRETNAEIAACEKTLRVVEDLAKKSGCKV; translated from the exons atgtccaccgcggtcgcgagcgcgcccacGATCGGGGTCCGCAACGGAAACCTGATGCACGGACAGAGGCTGAgtcacgcgcggcgcgtcgcggtcggcgcTCGACACGGGCGGGTGGCGCCGAGGACCATGGCGTTCGTCCCGAACCTCATTCCCAACCCGTTCCACCGATGGG gcgacgacgcgaacccCAACGCCCCGCCGGAAACCACCCTCCGCGGcatgctcgccgccaagcaCGACAAGTGGCAGGTGGGCCACGAGAACGGCTACGACGAATCCGACACCGTCTGGCGCAAGTTCCGCTGCAGGAACAAGGCCAAGGGGCACGAGCTGCTGGAGGCTGTGCAGGATGAGCTCTACGTGCCCAACGAGCAGGGATGCCGCATCAGGCGGGAGTCGCAGGGGATGTTCTACATGTGCTGCGACGGCGTGAGGGTGCGGCTCAACGAGACGAAGAGCGAGGTGCTCGTCGAGGTGCCGCTGCCGAGGGAGACCAACGCCGAgatcgcggcgtgcgagaagacccttcgcgtcgtcgaggacctgGCGAAAAAATCCGGGTGCAAGGTGTGA